One window of the Salvia miltiorrhiza cultivar Shanhuang (shh) chromosome 6, IMPLAD_Smil_shh, whole genome shotgun sequence genome contains the following:
- the LOC130987832 gene encoding uncharacterized protein LOC130987832 has product MLDWAPILIGLFLFVLLSPGVLFQIPGCTRPVEFGNFTTNGKAIMIHTLIFFGIFTILIMALRLHIYMG; this is encoded by the coding sequence ATGTTGGATTGGGCTCCGATTCTAATCGGGTTGTTCCTATTCGTTCTTCTGTCTCCGGGGGTCCTGTTTCAGATACCGGGCTGTACCCGACCCGTCGAGTTCGGCAACTTCACCACCAACGGCAAGGCGATCATGATCCACActctcattttttttggaatttttacTATTCTCATTATGGCATTGCGTCTTCACATATACATGGGCTAG